In Leuconostoc kimchii IMSNU 11154, one genomic interval encodes:
- the hisC gene encoding histidinol-phosphate transaminase, translating to MKESIKHMSAYQAELPAEVVKAKYGLQHLARLSANESVYGPTPKVAQAIKATPDDILGYYPDGQATALREAVAKHDQVAPESLVFGVGADELIQLLTRTVLTPGSNIIVPDPTFGEYAMHAQIEQADTKKIPVQPATGQLDFDAMLEAVDDKTTMVWLANPNNPTGVFEKRTDILTFLDQLPKSVVLVVDEAYYDFVAEPDATVARDVDNYENLVVLRTLSKAYGLANLRVGYGIMQEPLYGVMQAVRLPYNLNTYQIVGGTAAIDDQDYLNQVVRKVIEERTAFQTFLYENQFTFYESQTNFIWIKVGDTKKYGARLLSKGYQVNDRLNAEWLRIALGTPEDNRGMQQVLLELKNA from the coding sequence ATGAAAGAATCAATTAAACATATGTCTGCTTATCAGGCAGAATTACCAGCTGAGGTAGTTAAAGCCAAGTATGGGTTACAACATTTGGCTCGTTTATCTGCTAATGAGTCTGTCTATGGGCCAACACCTAAAGTAGCACAGGCAATCAAAGCGACACCAGATGATATTCTAGGCTATTATCCAGATGGTCAGGCCACAGCGTTACGTGAAGCGGTTGCCAAGCATGATCAAGTGGCACCTGAAAGCTTGGTATTTGGCGTTGGCGCTGATGAGTTAATTCAATTATTAACACGAACGGTATTAACCCCAGGATCAAATATTATTGTGCCAGACCCGACTTTTGGTGAATATGCGATGCACGCTCAAATTGAACAGGCTGATACAAAAAAAATACCTGTTCAACCAGCAACAGGACAACTTGATTTTGATGCTATGCTTGAGGCAGTTGATGACAAAACAACGATGGTATGGTTGGCAAATCCCAACAATCCAACTGGAGTATTCGAAAAGCGAACGGATATTTTAACTTTTTTGGATCAGTTACCAAAGTCAGTCGTGCTGGTTGTTGATGAAGCTTATTATGATTTTGTGGCTGAACCAGATGCTACGGTTGCTAGAGATGTTGATAACTATGAGAACCTTGTTGTTTTGCGCACACTTTCTAAAGCGTACGGTTTAGCTAACTTACGTGTTGGATATGGCATTATGCAAGAGCCATTGTACGGCGTTATGCAAGCAGTTCGCTTACCATATAATTTAAACACTTATCAAATTGTTGGTGGTACAGCTGCTATCGACGACCAGGATTACCTAAACCAAGTTGTCCGTAAAGTAATTGAGGAAAGAACGGCGTTTCAGACGTTTTTATATGAAAATCAATTTACATTTTATGAGTCACAAACGAACTTTATCTGGATTAAAGTTGGTGATACAAAAAAATATGGCGCGCGTTTGTTGTCAAAAGGCTATCAGGTTAATGATCGCTTAAATGCTGAATGGCTTCGAATTGCTTTAGGTACCCCAGAAGATAACCGTGGCATGCAACAAGTTTTGCTTGAGCTAAAAAACGCTTAA
- the hisH gene encoding imidazole glycerol phosphate synthase subunit HisH, with protein MSKENPFIAVIDYGAGNIRNVMKAIAYVNMPAKLTKDPDEILAADGIVIPGVGAYRAAMDKIKAHDLVIPLQKAAANGTPMLGVCLGMQLLFDSSTEFGETSGLGLIPGEVVTLPQKQGFKVPQMGWNQNNVAIENSLTQGIKDEFTYFVHSYYVKTDAKYIAASVDYGVQVPSIVIKDNIIGAQFHPEKSGEVGLRVWQAFADMVSDKAVIV; from the coding sequence ATGTCAAAAGAAAATCCGTTTATTGCCGTGATTGATTATGGCGCAGGTAATATTCGAAATGTTATGAAAGCCATCGCTTATGTGAATATGCCAGCAAAATTGACCAAAGATCCTGATGAAATTTTGGCTGCTGATGGCATTGTTATTCCTGGTGTTGGTGCTTACAGAGCAGCGATGGATAAAATCAAAGCCCATGACCTTGTCATACCGCTTCAAAAAGCCGCAGCAAATGGGACACCAATGCTTGGCGTTTGCCTCGGGATGCAATTATTGTTTGACTCGTCTACGGAATTTGGTGAAACAAGTGGCCTGGGGCTAATACCAGGTGAAGTCGTCACATTGCCGCAAAAACAAGGCTTTAAAGTACCACAAATGGGTTGGAATCAAAATAACGTTGCCATTGAAAATTCACTTACTCAAGGGATTAAAGATGAATTTACTTACTTTGTTCATTCATATTATGTTAAAACCGATGCAAAATATATTGCGGCTAGTGTGGATTATGGTGTGCAAGTGCCAAGTATTGTCATTAAAGATAATATTATTGGTGCCCAGTTCCATCCAGAAAAATCCGGTGAAGTCGGGTTGCGCGTTTGGCAAGCCTTTGCAGATATGGTATCAGATAAGGCGGTGATCGTATGA
- the hisG gene encoding ATP phosphoribosyltransferase: MSDKILAPGSHDEFGETLVQKQQICHVISTTLNAKNFTAINTPLIERESVFEQYQQGNVFHLRDQVGENLVLRPDLTLPIARFLSSKVQQEKTHQFYYIGDVFRRTNYLSGEYNQETQAGIELIGDASFNAEMAALDIMLDFAQQFGIADVQVVISDTRLIDRVLNTLDISKIEQAALKQAIEDKNMTAFDKIQRTIKNFPENLKRWPLAFGEDGETVMWQLQDLPEVNDIVERWLQLAAFIHERYPDVAVTVDLAASSPQAYYTGTIIRGFVPSLGRYLFSGGRYDSLLENFQNQQLPAVGMGLNIDTIMADWRREAVDHKPVEPIVVVLAKGRVEQATRPLLKSAGIDTTPLDNPERKLIFDSPDGIYRFILVKPEDVVKYLDRGIGDIGIVGSDTIAEQIQNHFDVLDLQTGQANFVLAAPRHFNIAGLQRQRIATKYPRVAGQYFAKRGEDVELIKLSGSVELGPLTGLADAIIDITQTGNTLRENNLVIYDTVGRVSTHLLVRQGALLQFQSELKQVIDNLITRLSQKK, encoded by the coding sequence ATGAGCGATAAGATTTTGGCACCTGGGTCACATGATGAATTTGGAGAAACATTAGTACAAAAGCAGCAAATATGTCATGTGATCAGTACGACACTGAATGCAAAAAATTTTACGGCAATCAATACCCCATTAATCGAAAGAGAAAGTGTGTTTGAACAGTATCAGCAGGGTAATGTATTTCATTTGCGTGATCAAGTGGGCGAAAATCTCGTTTTGAGACCTGATCTCACATTACCGATAGCACGATTTTTATCGTCTAAAGTACAACAAGAAAAGACTCATCAGTTTTACTACATTGGGGATGTATTTCGTCGGACAAATTATTTGTCCGGCGAATACAACCAAGAAACACAGGCTGGTATTGAATTGATTGGCGACGCCAGCTTTAATGCAGAGATGGCAGCATTAGATATTATGCTAGATTTTGCGCAACAGTTTGGTATCGCAGATGTTCAGGTTGTCATTAGTGACACGAGGCTAATTGATCGGGTGTTGAACACGCTTGACATCTCTAAAATAGAACAAGCGGCACTTAAACAAGCTATTGAAGATAAAAATATGACAGCATTTGACAAAATTCAAAGGACTATTAAGAATTTTCCAGAAAATTTGAAACGTTGGCCTTTAGCTTTTGGCGAAGATGGTGAGACAGTGATGTGGCAGTTACAAGACTTGCCTGAGGTCAATGATATTGTTGAGCGGTGGTTGCAACTGGCCGCATTCATTCATGAACGTTATCCCGATGTAGCAGTTACAGTTGATCTTGCGGCGTCATCGCCACAAGCCTATTACACAGGTACGATCATACGCGGCTTTGTCCCGAGTTTGGGACGATATCTTTTCAGTGGTGGTCGATATGATAGCTTATTAGAAAACTTTCAAAATCAGCAGCTACCTGCTGTTGGTATGGGTTTAAATATTGACACAATTATGGCAGACTGGCGGCGTGAAGCAGTCGATCATAAACCAGTTGAACCAATTGTTGTTGTTTTAGCTAAAGGGCGTGTTGAGCAAGCCACGCGACCATTATTAAAATCAGCTGGTATTGACACAACACCATTAGATAATCCTGAACGAAAATTAATATTTGATAGTCCAGATGGTATTTACCGATTTATCTTAGTCAAACCAGAAGATGTTGTAAAGTACCTTGATCGTGGCATTGGTGATATTGGTATTGTTGGTTCAGATACAATAGCTGAGCAAATTCAAAATCATTTTGATGTGCTTGATTTGCAAACTGGACAGGCAAATTTTGTCCTTGCTGCACCTCGACATTTTAATATTGCTGGTTTGCAACGCCAGCGTATTGCAACAAAGTATCCCAGAGTAGCTGGACAATATTTCGCTAAACGCGGTGAAGATGTCGAACTGATTAAATTATCTGGATCAGTAGAGTTAGGGCCTTTAACTGGATTAGCAGATGCAATTATTGATATTACACAAACAGGCAACACATTACGAGAAAATAACCTTGTAATTTATGACACTGTTGGCCGTGTGTCGACTCATCTACTCGTACGTCAAGGGGCATTACTCCAATTTCAATCAGAATTAAAGCAAGTCATCGACAACTTGATCACACGATTGAGTCAAAAAAAATGA
- the hisA gene encoding 1-(5-phosphoribosyl)-5-[(5-phosphoribosylamino)methylideneamino]imidazole-4-carboxamide isomerase translates to MILPAIDLLDGQSVRLLKGDYNAVTVINSDPIKQAKQINHAGLKALHVVDLDGAKSGIASNFKIILAIRQVFTGFIEVGGGIRTLAQIDQYAKAGINRVILGSVALKNPNLARQAVEKYGDLIAVGIDGKHGKVATEGWLEQSTVDFETLLASMIAIGVENFIVTDISRDGTLSGPNTALLAQLQHQFSHINVIASGGIATIGDLKALKQVYIQDIIVGKALAAGTISLTQLAGLEG, encoded by the coding sequence ATGATACTACCCGCAATTGATTTATTGGATGGTCAATCTGTACGTTTATTAAAAGGTGATTATAATGCAGTGACTGTCATTAATTCTGATCCAATCAAGCAAGCAAAACAAATAAATCATGCTGGCTTAAAGGCTTTACATGTTGTTGATTTGGATGGCGCGAAATCAGGCATAGCGTCTAATTTTAAAATCATTCTTGCTATACGCCAAGTATTTACCGGATTTATTGAGGTTGGTGGTGGCATTAGAACATTGGCGCAAATTGATCAGTACGCAAAAGCCGGCATTAACCGTGTCATTTTAGGTTCTGTTGCTTTAAAAAATCCTAATTTGGCACGGCAAGCGGTTGAAAAATATGGTGATTTAATAGCCGTAGGCATTGATGGTAAACATGGCAAAGTTGCAACGGAAGGCTGGCTTGAACAATCAACTGTCGACTTTGAAACCTTGCTGGCAAGCATGATAGCAATCGGCGTCGAAAATTTTATTGTCACCGATATCTCGCGTGATGGGACACTTAGTGGACCAAATACGGCACTGTTAGCTCAATTACAGCATCAATTTAGCCACATTAACGTTATTGCTAGCGGTGGCATTGCAACAATAGGTGATCTAAAAGCACTTAAACAAGTATATATACAAGATATCATTGTTGGCAAAGCTTTAGCGGCAGGTACAATATCATTGACGCAGTTGGCTGGATTGGAGGGATAA
- the hisD gene encoding histidinol dehydrogenase, with translation MQIIKNESINQIKARIRQQTLKTVDPQVENRVADIIATVREKGDVALKSYAKAFDDVSLDVLKVSSSQINQAMKSVDPEVIAALEKAAANIRSFHQLELQTSFEDSPRPGVLRGTKVTALSAVGIYVPGGTAAYPSSVLMNALPAKIAGVKNIIMVTPPQKDGTNPVVLAAAKIAGIDSIYQVGGAQAIAALAYGTESIPKVDKITGPGNAYVATAKRAVYGQVAIDMIAGPSEIGILADDSARPQDVAADLLSQAEHDVNARAILITNSEKLAQAVSDEVDKQLLTLPRVDIARAAVDSNGFIYLVDTVDDMIDLMNVVAPEHLEIQLENAYDYLAKIQNAGSVFLGKYASEPLGDYLAGPNHILPTGGTARFSSALGVWDFQKRIQYLDYSQAALSDDASDVAALAREEGLEAHARAIEVRQS, from the coding sequence ATGCAGATTATTAAAAATGAGTCGATTAATCAAATTAAGGCCCGTATTCGACAGCAAACGCTAAAAACAGTTGATCCACAGGTTGAAAATCGTGTTGCTGATATTATTGCAACTGTGCGCGAAAAAGGTGATGTTGCGCTAAAATCATATGCCAAAGCCTTTGATGATGTATCACTTGACGTATTAAAAGTGAGCTCATCGCAAATTAACCAAGCAATGAAATCGGTAGACCCTGAAGTAATTGCAGCCTTAGAAAAAGCAGCAGCCAATATCCGATCGTTTCACCAATTAGAGTTACAAACATCATTTGAAGATTCTCCACGCCCTGGTGTGCTACGCGGTACCAAAGTGACAGCGTTATCAGCAGTTGGCATTTATGTGCCTGGTGGTACGGCGGCTTACCCATCATCAGTCTTAATGAACGCACTGCCAGCTAAAATAGCCGGTGTTAAAAATATCATTATGGTAACACCACCACAAAAAGATGGTACCAATCCGGTGGTGTTGGCAGCAGCCAAAATAGCTGGCATTGATAGCATTTATCAAGTGGGTGGTGCACAAGCCATTGCGGCACTTGCATACGGTACAGAGTCAATACCAAAAGTAGATAAAATCACGGGGCCTGGCAACGCTTATGTCGCCACTGCCAAGCGCGCAGTTTACGGACAAGTTGCGATTGATATGATTGCAGGACCGTCAGAAATAGGTATTTTAGCCGACGATTCGGCACGTCCACAAGATGTTGCGGCCGATTTATTGTCACAAGCCGAGCATGATGTTAATGCGCGAGCCATTTTGATTACAAATTCAGAAAAATTAGCGCAAGCTGTTTCGGATGAAGTGGACAAACAACTGCTCACATTGCCGCGTGTTGATATCGCGCGTGCTGCAGTCGATAGTAACGGTTTTATTTATCTCGTTGACACAGTTGATGACATGATTGATTTAATGAATGTTGTTGCACCAGAACATTTGGAAATTCAGCTGGAAAATGCCTATGATTACTTAGCTAAAATACAAAATGCCGGCTCTGTATTTCTGGGAAAATATGCCTCTGAACCCTTAGGTGACTACCTTGCCGGACCAAATCATATTTTACCAACTGGTGGTACTGCGAGGTTTAGTTCAGCATTGGGTGTTTGGGATTTTCAAAAGCGCATTCAATATTTGGACTATTCACAAGCCGCGTTAAGCGATGATGCCAGCGATGTTGCTGCACTAGCCCGTGAAGAGGGGTTAGAAGCTCACGCACGTGCCATTGAAGTACGTCAATCTTAA
- the hisF gene encoding imidazole glycerol phosphate synthase subunit HisF, with protein sequence MALAKRIVPALDVKNGRVVKGINFLNLKDIGDPVDAAIAYQNAGADELVFLDISATLEGRSTMIDMIERVSSAVFIPLTAGGGVNDLASMRAIIKAGADKVFLNSAAVANPYLIRQGAELFGSQAIVGAIDSKWDERANRHRVYVSGGTKPTDLETTRWAQKMIQYGAGELLVTSMDTDGTKQGYDVALYQALNKVVNVPIVASGGAGDLSDFVAVFKSGRVDAALAASVFHYGEIAIPNLKQRLHHEGMVVRL encoded by the coding sequence ATGGCATTAGCAAAACGCATTGTACCGGCACTTGATGTCAAAAATGGTCGTGTGGTAAAAGGTATTAATTTTCTTAATTTAAAAGATATTGGCGATCCCGTTGATGCAGCAATTGCCTATCAAAATGCTGGCGCAGATGAATTGGTTTTCCTAGACATATCAGCGACACTTGAAGGCCGTAGCACGATGATAGATATGATTGAGCGTGTATCATCAGCCGTTTTCATCCCCTTAACAGCTGGTGGGGGCGTCAATGATTTAGCAAGTATGCGAGCGATTATTAAGGCAGGGGCAGATAAGGTATTTTTAAATTCAGCGGCGGTTGCAAACCCCTATCTGATTCGACAAGGTGCTGAATTATTTGGATCACAAGCGATTGTTGGTGCGATTGATTCAAAATGGGATGAGCGTGCAAATAGGCATCGCGTTTATGTCTCAGGCGGTACCAAACCAACAGACCTGGAAACGACGCGTTGGGCGCAGAAGATGATACAGTATGGCGCAGGTGAGTTGCTTGTGACAAGTATGGATACTGATGGCACCAAACAAGGGTATGATGTCGCTTTGTACCAAGCCCTTAATAAAGTCGTTAATGTGCCAATTGTTGCAAGTGGTGGCGCGGGGGATTTATCGGATTTTGTTGCAGTATTTAAATCAGGACGGGTTGATGCTGCTTTAGCTGCTTCGGTATTTCATTATGGAGAAATTGCTATTCCTAATTTAAAGCAGCGGTTACATCATGAAGGGATGGTTGTCAGATTATGA
- the hisB gene encoding imidazoleglycerol-phosphate dehydratase HisB has product MSRTATITRHTFETQITLTLNIDEQTPISVDTGIGYMDHMLTLFAKHGRFGLQVKVSGDLHVDSHHTTEDIGIALGEAFTQALGDKSSIERYGAQFVPMDETLTRTVVDLSGRAYLVFTAELTAPVLGTFETEVVEDFWQGFADQAHANVHIAVLYGRNTHHKIESIFKAMGRTMRQAVTRNPEIIGVNSTKGVI; this is encoded by the coding sequence ATGTCCAGAACAGCAACGATTACACGGCATACATTTGAAACACAAATCACATTAACTTTAAATATTGATGAACAAACTCCTATTTCAGTCGATACGGGTATTGGTTATATGGATCATATGCTCACTTTATTTGCTAAACATGGTCGATTTGGCCTGCAAGTTAAGGTCAGCGGAGATTTGCATGTTGATTCACACCATACCACAGAGGATATTGGTATTGCCTTAGGTGAGGCATTTACACAAGCCTTAGGCGATAAATCTAGCATCGAACGTTATGGCGCACAGTTCGTACCGATGGATGAGACGTTGACACGAACAGTTGTTGATTTATCTGGTCGAGCATATTTAGTATTTACAGCTGAATTAACAGCACCTGTGTTGGGCACCTTTGAAACAGAGGTTGTTGAAGACTTTTGGCAAGGATTTGCAGATCAAGCACATGCTAATGTGCATATTGCTGTTTTGTATGGTCGTAATACACATCATAAAATCGAAAGTATTTTCAAAGCTATGGGGCGTACGATGCGTCAAGCTGTGACACGTAATCCTGAAATTATTGGGGTTAATTCGACAAAAGGAGTGATTTAA
- the hisE gene encoding phosphoribosyl-ATP diphosphatase, with protein sequence MAQQTIESLYEQALVRKSQPEESSYTNYLYTKGLDKILKKIGEESTEVILGAKNTNDELIYETADLLFHLMVLLVEKGVSLDDIKNELGSREGQKSRLHERQNWRVEE encoded by the coding sequence ATGGCACAACAAACGATTGAATCATTGTATGAGCAGGCATTAGTTCGAAAAAGCCAACCAGAAGAAAGTTCATACACAAATTATCTTTATACAAAGGGATTAGACAAAATTCTCAAAAAAATTGGAGAAGAGTCAACAGAGGTTATTCTTGGCGCAAAAAACACGAATGATGAATTAATTTATGAAACGGCCGATTTATTATTTCATTTAATGGTATTATTAGTTGAAAAGGGTGTCTCACTTGATGACATCAAAAATGAACTTGGCAGTCGGGAAGGTCAAAAATCACGACTGCATGAGCGTCAGAATTGGAGAGTAGAAGAATGA
- the hisI gene encoding phosphoribosyl-AMP cyclohydrolase yields the protein MTVEQKPNFNKDSQNHLLPAIITDATTGAILMLGYMNEASYELTKSTGETWFWSRERATLWHKGETSGHTQRVVSMTLDCDLDTLLIQVMPNGQACHTGAYSCFFNSVSGDTLTNNNQAQITNQWTTGNFPQA from the coding sequence ATGACAGTGGAACAAAAACCAAATTTCAATAAGGATTCTCAAAATCATCTGCTACCAGCTATTATTACAGATGCAACGACTGGTGCTATTTTGATGTTGGGTTATATGAATGAAGCAAGTTATGAGTTAACTAAATCTACAGGAGAAACGTGGTTTTGGTCACGCGAACGAGCAACGCTTTGGCATAAAGGCGAAACGAGTGGCCATACGCAACGTGTTGTCTCCATGACTTTGGATTGTGATTTGGACACATTGTTGATTCAGGTTATGCCTAACGGACAAGCTTGTCACACAGGGGCATACTCTTGCTTTTTTAACAGCGTGTCTGGCGACACATTGACGAATAATAATCAAGCGCAGATCACAAATCAGTGGACAACAGGTAATTTTCCACAGGCGTAA
- a CDS encoding YiiX/YebB-like N1pC/P60 family cysteine hydrolase, translating into MKIRNSDLLFVRSQHHDIDEAITASTGEYVHVAIVIDEKTVIHATSRFGVVTQTLSDFLKTFEHADVYRPTIENLAGVVTRAQQANQRPYNFSFYPDDPGFYCSQLVVMAFADVLTIEEQPMQFGDGKQEISDFWQDYYAKLGVAVPLNKPGTNPSQLAHLDEFQLVGVL; encoded by the coding sequence ATGAAAATAAGAAACTCAGATTTACTATTTGTTCGTAGTCAGCATCATGATATTGATGAGGCAATAACTGCTTCAACTGGTGAATATGTACATGTGGCAATTGTTATTGATGAAAAAACTGTGATTCATGCAACATCGCGTTTTGGGGTTGTAACACAAACACTTAGTGACTTTTTAAAAACGTTTGAACATGCGGATGTTTATCGGCCAACAATTGAAAATCTAGCTGGCGTTGTTACGCGCGCGCAACAGGCTAACCAACGTCCTTATAATTTTTCGTTTTATCCAGATGACCCAGGATTTTATTGCTCACAATTAGTAGTCATGGCATTTGCAGATGTATTAACAATTGAAGAGCAACCGATGCAATTTGGTGATGGGAAGCAAGAAATATCAGACTTTTGGCAAGATTATTACGCCAAATTAGGTGTTGCGGTACCGTTAAATAAGCCAGGCACCAATCCTAGCCAGCTAGCTCACTTAGATGAGTTTCAATTGGTTGGTGTACTATAA
- a CDS encoding adenylosuccinate synthase yields MSGVIVVGSQWGDEGKGKIVDFFAENADAVVRYQGGNNAGHTIWHGETKFELSALPSGILTKGQLAILGNGVVVNPEALLAEIAEVESKGISIENLRISNRAHVIMPYHIALDKAAESASNNRIGTTKKGIGPAYTDKISRVGIRVADLIDPEVFAKLLKSYLPFKNKQLTKLYGEEALDYDTIYNTYVEYGRQLAPYVTDTSYLLGQLMANKKRVVFEGAQGIMLDVDHGTYPYVTSSNPTAGGVMNGAGVGPKQIQDVVGVIKAYTSRVGEGPFPTELHDNIADHIREVGHEYGVVTKRPRRIGWLDAVALRHAVQVSGLTKLAINSLDVLSGLKELKIATSYTYKGEEIHHFPASDAWFEGLDVNCETLPGWDEDITGVTSFDQLPVNAQNYLKRISELLEVELLSFAVGPKPEETHLLSEVWQ; encoded by the coding sequence ATGTCTGGTGTAATTGTTGTTGGCTCGCAGTGGGGCGATGAAGGTAAAGGAAAGATTGTTGATTTTTTTGCTGAAAACGCTGATGCAGTCGTTCGTTATCAAGGTGGAAATAATGCAGGGCATACGATCTGGCATGGTGAGACGAAATTCGAATTATCAGCTTTACCATCAGGTATTTTGACAAAAGGTCAGCTAGCAATTCTTGGTAATGGCGTGGTTGTCAACCCTGAAGCTTTGTTAGCAGAAATTGCAGAAGTTGAATCAAAAGGTATTTCAATTGAAAATTTACGTATTTCAAACCGTGCACATGTGATTATGCCATATCACATTGCGCTTGATAAAGCTGCTGAATCGGCCTCAAATAATCGTATCGGTACAACAAAAAAGGGAATTGGACCAGCATATACAGATAAAATTTCCCGTGTTGGGATTCGTGTAGCTGATTTAATTGATCCAGAGGTTTTTGCTAAGTTACTTAAATCCTATCTACCATTTAAAAATAAACAATTGACTAAATTATATGGCGAAGAAGCTTTGGATTATGACACAATTTATAATACTTATGTTGAATATGGTCGTCAATTGGCACCCTATGTTACCGACACATCTTACTTATTAGGCCAATTAATGGCCAATAAGAAACGCGTGGTTTTTGAAGGTGCTCAAGGCATTATGTTAGATGTGGATCACGGGACATATCCCTATGTTACAAGCTCTAACCCGACTGCTGGTGGCGTCATGAACGGCGCTGGTGTAGGACCTAAGCAAATACAAGATGTTGTGGGTGTTATTAAAGCCTATACATCACGTGTTGGAGAAGGACCGTTTCCAACTGAATTGCATGATAACATCGCAGATCATATTCGCGAAGTTGGGCATGAATATGGCGTTGTGACTAAGCGTCCCCGACGTATTGGTTGGTTAGACGCTGTGGCCTTAAGGCATGCCGTACAGGTTTCAGGATTGACTAAGTTGGCAATTAACTCTCTTGATGTATTGTCTGGCCTTAAGGAGCTAAAAATTGCAACCTCATATACTTATAAGGGTGAAGAAATTCACCATTTTCCAGCCTCAGACGCGTGGTTTGAAGGCTTGGATGTGAATTGTGAAACGCTTCCAGGATGGGATGAAGACATCACTGGCGTGACATCGTTTGATCAATTACCAGTCAATGCACAAAATTACTTGAAACGTATATCCGAGTTGCTCGAAGTTGAATTGTTGAGCTTTGCGGTGGGGCCAAAACCTGAAGAGACACATCTTCTGAGTGAAGTTTGGCAATGA
- a CDS encoding DUF2075 domain-containing protein → MNKILEAQFLIDQLSDDQQHVITQLNTYIHDSLLKKQHAVAIIQGAAGTGKSVVLMQLVKQYMTDSQYKTALVVNHPELYKAYQDMAKDFPGLNPRDIRRPTALINDAQKNHRKYDVIFVDEAHLLYSKSEPYAHYRGKNQLTDLMQLAKIVVVVYDFNQVFQSKMYWSQELLLNTIGDNPYQQFNMDFQYRMIASESQINWLDNLTAQNPLTPFPNDSNFEFEVFSTAGALYEKIKSKNKTVGLSRVVATSGFPRINGRHNVEMDTFSLPWDEWDPQRTHWAKRESSITQVGTIYTLQGFDLNYVGMIIGPSFGYDAKTDHMTVLPEKYSHKEIFKKRQDLQFTPAQYQDFIANVLNVLIKRGKYGLYLTAYDDALRERLVTLQHDNQLS, encoded by the coding sequence ATGAACAAAATTTTGGAAGCACAGTTTTTAATTGATCAATTATCTGATGATCAACAACATGTTATCACTCAGTTAAATACTTATATTCATGACAGCTTGCTTAAAAAGCAACATGCTGTTGCGATTATTCAAGGCGCCGCTGGCACTGGGAAATCAGTTGTTCTCATGCAGTTGGTCAAACAATACATGACTGACTCGCAGTACAAAACTGCTCTGGTAGTCAATCATCCTGAACTTTATAAAGCTTATCAGGATATGGCAAAAGACTTTCCCGGACTTAATCCACGTGATATTCGCCGACCAACAGCTCTCATCAACGATGCACAGAAAAACCATCGCAAATACGATGTTATTTTTGTAGATGAGGCCCACTTACTATATTCAAAGTCAGAGCCTTACGCTCATTATCGCGGCAAAAACCAACTCACTGATCTGATGCAATTAGCTAAAATTGTTGTCGTGGTTTATGATTTCAATCAAGTTTTTCAATCTAAAATGTATTGGTCGCAAGAGCTATTATTAAATACAATAGGTGACAATCCATATCAGCAATTTAATATGGACTTTCAATATCGTATGATTGCTAGCGAATCGCAGATTAATTGGCTGGATAATCTTACGGCCCAAAACCCCCTCACACCCTTTCCCAACGATAGTAATTTTGAATTTGAGGTATTTTCAACTGCAGGTGCCCTCTATGAAAAAATAAAATCTAAAAATAAAACAGTTGGCTTAAGCCGTGTCGTAGCAACATCTGGATTTCCAAGAATTAACGGTCGTCATAATGTTGAAATGGATACGTTCTCTTTGCCTTGGGATGAATGGGATCCGCAACGGACACATTGGGCAAAACGTGAATCTTCTATCACTCAGGTAGGGACAATTTACACATTACAAGGCTTCGACTTGAATTATGTTGGCATGATTATTGGCCCATCTTTTGGTTATGATGCTAAAACAGATCATATGACTGTTTTACCAGAAAAATATTCACATAAAGAAATTTTCAAAAAACGTCAAGATTTACAATTCACGCCAGCACAATATCAAGACTTTATCGCTAATGTGTTGAATGTATTAATTAAACGTGGGAAATATGGTTTGTATTTAACTGCGTATGATGATGCATTAAGAGAACGATTAGTTACCTTACAACATGATAATCAGTTGTCTTGA